From one Synergistaceae bacterium genomic stretch:
- a CDS encoding SPFH domain-containing protein translates to MDKLADVIKYEGDDTTFVWKHPIEDFNTGAQLIVHESQEAVFFMNGQALDLFGPGRYTLETQNLPLVDKYFNRPTGDQTPFHCEVYFVNRTEQMEIKWGTDSRVEYVEPTYGFPIQIGARGEMSLSVEDSRKLLVKVVGTEKTLTRDMLTGKFRMFLNARIKTRLVQVIKAEKISIFEIDGHMTQMSETLHEELGADFLDYGVKLEKFFIAGFVRPEEDRAYQKFRELHFRQYADVTEAKLRQQVGVIEQETQARRLVIEAQAIAQKRALEGYSYQDERGFDVAEKVASNQAVGQMSNLGVGLGMVTGVGGAVGASVGGMMQNVLRTPEAAPSQAAPSQPAPQTREETICPVCGAKTPKGKFCLECGHKMSQSDAE, encoded by the coding sequence TTGGATAAATTAGCCGACGTCATCAAATACGAGGGGGACGACACGACCTTCGTCTGGAAACACCCGATCGAGGACTTCAACACCGGCGCACAGCTCATCGTCCACGAAAGCCAGGAGGCGGTCTTCTTCATGAACGGGCAGGCCCTGGACCTGTTCGGCCCCGGCCGCTACACCCTGGAAACCCAGAACCTGCCGCTCGTGGATAAGTATTTCAACCGCCCCACGGGGGACCAGACGCCGTTTCACTGCGAGGTGTACTTCGTCAACAGGACGGAGCAGATGGAGATCAAATGGGGCACGGACTCCAGAGTGGAGTACGTGGAGCCCACATACGGCTTCCCGATTCAAATCGGGGCCCGGGGCGAGATGAGCCTGTCCGTGGAGGACTCCCGCAAGCTGCTGGTCAAGGTGGTGGGCACGGAGAAAACCCTGACGCGGGACATGCTGACGGGGAAGTTCCGGATGTTCCTGAACGCCAGAATCAAGACGCGCCTGGTCCAGGTCATCAAGGCCGAAAAAATCAGCATCTTCGAAATCGACGGGCACATGACCCAAATGTCCGAGACGCTCCACGAGGAACTGGGGGCTGATTTTCTGGACTACGGAGTGAAGCTGGAGAAGTTTTTCATAGCCGGGTTCGTCAGGCCGGAGGAGGACAGGGCGTATCAAAAATTCAGGGAGCTGCACTTCCGCCAGTACGCGGACGTGACGGAGGCGAAGCTGCGCCAGCAGGTGGGAGTCATAGAACAGGAGACACAGGCCCGACGCCTTGTGATCGAGGCTCAGGCCATCGCTCAGAAACGCGCCCTGGAAGGGTACAGCTATCAGGACGAGCGGGGCTTCGACGTTGCGGAGAAGGTGGCGTCCAACCAGGCCGTGGGACAGATGAGCAACCTGGGCGTCGGCCTGGGAATGGTGACCGGCGTGGGCGGGGCCGTAGGCGCGTCTGTGGGCGGCATGATGCAAAACGTCCTGCGGACGCCGGAGGCTGCGCCTTCCCAAGCCGCGCCCTCTCAGCCAGCGCCGCAGACGCGGGAGGAAACCATCTGCCCCGTCTGCGGCGCGAAGACGCCGAAGGGCAAGTTCTGCCTTGAATGCGGACATAAGATGAGCCAGAGTGACGCCGAATAA